The following proteins are co-located in the Solanum pennellii chromosome 8, SPENNV200 genome:
- the LOC107028120 gene encoding calcineurin B-like protein 7 codes for MHSLKGCFCLKKSRHLLETHDTLASETCFSVNDVEALYILYKRLSSSIIDDGLIHKEEFVQALFSCSHRQNLFADRLFDIFDVKRNGIIEFGEFVRSLSIFHPKAPQQDKITFAFKVYDLKNTGYIERDEVKDMVLAILEESKLTLANDTIEAMVHKTIEEADLNGDGRIDPKEWKELVRRYPSLIKNMTLPYLEEVTVLFPCFVMTSKVRDSQLVFGN; via the exons ATGCATTCTCTTAAGGGCTGTTTTTGTTTGAAGAAAAGTAGACATCTGCTTGAGACCCATGATACTCTTGCTTCTGAAACTTGTT TTAGTGTGAATGATGTGGAGGCCTTATATATTCTATACAAGAGACTAAGCAGCTCAATAATTGATGATGGTCTTATTCATAAg GAAGAGTTTGTGCAAGCACTTTTCAGCTGCAGCCACAGGCAGAATCTTTTTGCAGATAGA TTGTTTGACATATTTGATGTTAAGCGTAATGGAATTATTGAATTTGGAGAATTCGTTCGATCACTTAGCATATTCCATCCAAAGGCTCCTCAACAAGACAAAATCACAT TTGCATTTAAAGTGTATGACTTGAAGAACACCGGATACATAGAACGCGATGAG GTGAAGGACATGGTATTGGCTATCCTCGAAGAGTCAAAATTGACACTAGCAAATGACACCATTGAAGCAATGGTCCATAAG ACTATTGAAGAAGCAGATCTAAATGGTGATGGACGGATTGATCCAAAGGAGTGGAAGGAATTAGTAAGGAGATATCCTTCTTTGATAAAGAATATGACCCTCCCATACTTAGA GGAAGTAACTGTACTATTTCCATGCTTTGTCATGACAAGTAAAGTTCGAGACTCACAATTGGTATTTGGAAACTGA